A genomic stretch from Petrimonas mucosa includes:
- a CDS encoding DUF72 domain-containing protein, translating to MKYGRVDDTDGIDFGIPADDTGTGRILANASGGGFTAFVGCAKWGRNDLKGFYPRGTKDELTYYSQQFNSIEMNSLFYNMPKADQVVKWKNRTPDGFRFFPKINQVISHTRRLENVEDLTTAYCDAIAHFEEKLGCCFLQLHENFGPKRYDKLKAFIASFPEVIPLAVEVRGREWFSDKAVWNDYCNFLEGRKISNVIVDTAGRRDMLHMRLTTPNAFIRFVGCNVDEIDLKRIDGWVDRIEKWYGKGLRQLNFFVHQNVEVSSPLLSAYLIKKLNQRLNLGLHVPQTAGGQILFS from the coding sequence ATGAAATATGGAAGAGTAGACGATACGGATGGCATCGATTTTGGAATTCCCGCCGATGATACGGGTACCGGGAGAATCCTGGCCAATGCATCGGGAGGCGGATTCACTGCTTTTGTTGGTTGTGCCAAATGGGGCAGGAACGACCTGAAAGGGTTTTATCCGAGAGGGACCAAAGATGAATTGACCTATTATTCACAACAATTCAACTCCATCGAGATGAACTCCCTCTTTTATAACATGCCTAAAGCCGACCAGGTGGTGAAGTGGAAAAACAGGACGCCCGACGGGTTCAGATTCTTCCCGAAAATCAACCAGGTCATCAGTCACACGAGACGACTGGAAAATGTTGAGGATCTGACAACAGCTTACTGCGATGCCATTGCACACTTCGAGGAGAAGTTGGGCTGTTGCTTCCTTCAGCTGCATGAAAATTTCGGACCCAAAAGATATGACAAACTGAAAGCTTTTATCGCAAGTTTTCCGGAAGTTATTCCGCTGGCAGTGGAGGTGCGTGGCCGGGAGTGGTTTTCAGACAAGGCCGTCTGGAACGACTACTGCAATTTCCTGGAAGGGCGGAAGATATCCAATGTCATTGTGGACACGGCCGGACGGCGCGATATGTTGCACATGCGGTTGACCACCCCCAATGCCTTTATCCGTTTTGTGGGATGCAACGTGGATGAGATTGATCTTAAGCGGATCGACGGGTGGGTCGATCGCATTGAAAAGTGGTACGGGAAAGGGTTACGGCAGCTCAACTTTTTTGTGCATCAAAACGTAGAGGTCTCCTCTCCCCTTCTCTCCGCATACCTCATAAAAAAACTGAACCAAAGGCTCAACCTCGGCCTGCATGTCCCTCAAACGGCTGGAGGCCAGATTTTATTCTCCTAA
- a CDS encoding YhcH/YjgK/YiaL family protein, protein MVLDSIENATRYVGLNPLFEKAFQFIKQLDASNLPDGSFEIEGDSLKGSVVSADLKSRTEARLEIHRRFIDIQIPVAKEEIFGWRSLKTLNDPMGEFDSQNDFQLFDDEPSAYIRVNPGQFIIFFPEDAHAPLIGEGNTRKVILKVSVQ, encoded by the coding sequence ATGGTATTGGATAGTATCGAAAATGCGACCCGTTATGTAGGCCTGAACCCCTTGTTTGAAAAGGCGTTTCAATTTATCAAACAGCTGGATGCAAGCAATCTGCCGGATGGCAGTTTCGAAATCGAGGGCGACAGCCTGAAAGGCTCGGTTGTATCGGCCGACCTGAAGAGCAGAACCGAAGCGCGACTGGAAATTCACAGAAGGTTTATCGATATTCAGATTCCTGTTGCCAAGGAAGAGATTTTCGGCTGGAGATCCTTGAAGACCTTGAATGATCCGATGGGGGAGTTTGACAGCCAGAACGACTTTCAACTGTTTGATGATGAACCGTCGGCCTATATCCGTGTCAATCCGGGGCAATTCATTATCTTCTTCCCTGAAGATGCACATGCACCGCTAATAGGTGAAGGTAATACCCGGAAGGTTATTCTGAAGGTATCCGTCCAATAA
- a CDS encoding PDZ domain-containing protein gives MKRRVPAFITLLILSVALYSQNDQVVCNLGFTFKISNNPNWGNNEPVVTDITPGSPADKAGLKVNDIILEVNGNGTYLKPAHTIMSWFMERPSEMSIAIRNFEASFKPMQIAKDCRLKNALNETQLAPVFAFYSLEDVQERKFTIPVRTVINPDADFFNYRTYDFVPSDDSSQELDERINSIFVRALSKLGLKRDSNDPDFLIQTFYSFQGNPMYKADSPTRGTYSGTWRYDLRNNRMVKIPVFDPVQPVRIEDVMFDLEFGYRFYDRKFTEPGKPMLVWESEVKEKLSDTYGLLDYLEMNLPLILLKFPNPGSPDKATYRVNHLRYNYTGISYDLNDLKTVVSVDAGSPAARAGIRPGDVVLRIQGHSFNHDAASLTASYRRFIAETMKYRDPATKYTDSNGFQNAMYWDILHYNNVSRELNDKKRYKAGFSYLFNFNQYIDWSTPDMLDIEIERSGEKLSFQVKPVLTRHSRVLVE, from the coding sequence ATGAAACGAAGAGTACCAGCATTCATTACACTATTAATACTATCCGTTGCCCTCTATTCTCAAAACGACCAGGTTGTCTGTAACCTGGGATTCACCTTTAAAATAAGCAATAATCCCAATTGGGGTAACAACGAGCCGGTAGTGACCGACATTACCCCCGGTTCACCCGCCGACAAAGCCGGTCTGAAGGTGAATGACATCATACTCGAAGTGAACGGCAACGGCACCTATCTGAAGCCTGCACACACCATCATGTCGTGGTTCATGGAGAGACCTTCGGAGATGTCGATCGCCATACGTAACTTCGAGGCATCTTTCAAACCGATGCAGATTGCCAAGGATTGCCGGTTGAAAAACGCATTGAACGAGACGCAGCTGGCTCCGGTATTTGCCTTTTACAGCCTGGAAGATGTTCAGGAAAGAAAATTTACCATTCCGGTAAGAACAGTAATCAACCCGGATGCCGATTTCTTCAATTACCGTACTTACGACTTTGTCCCTTCCGATGACTCCTCACAGGAGTTGGACGAACGTATCAACTCAATCTTCGTAAGGGCTTTGTCCAAACTTGGGCTCAAACGTGACAGCAACGATCCCGACTTCCTCATTCAGACCTTCTACAGTTTTCAAGGCAATCCGATGTACAAAGCAGACTCCCCGACACGTGGCACCTATTCAGGAACATGGCGGTACGATCTCCGAAACAACCGGATGGTAAAGATTCCCGTGTTCGACCCTGTTCAACCGGTAAGAATTGAGGATGTGATGTTCGACCTGGAGTTCGGATACCGTTTTTATGACAGGAAGTTTACAGAACCAGGCAAGCCGATGCTGGTATGGGAGAGCGAGGTTAAGGAGAAACTGAGCGATACATACGGTCTATTGGATTACCTGGAGATGAATCTGCCCCTGATATTGCTGAAGTTCCCCAATCCAGGCAGTCCGGATAAGGCTACTTACCGTGTAAACCATCTGCGATATAACTATACGGGAATCAGTTACGATCTGAATGATCTGAAGACGGTGGTTTCTGTCGATGCCGGATCTCCTGCCGCCCGTGCCGGAATCAGGCCGGGGGATGTTGTCTTGAGAATTCAGGGTCACAGTTTCAACCATGATGCAGCATCGCTCACTGCCAGCTATCGGCGCTTTATTGCCGAGACGATGAAATATCGCGATCCTGCTACAAAATATACCGACTCTAACGGGTTTCAGAACGCCATGTATTGGGATATTCTCCATTATAATAATGTATCGCGCGAGTTAAACGACAAGAAGAGATACAAGGCGGGCTTCTCTTATCTGTTCAATTTCAATCAGTATATCGATTGGAGTACTCCGGACATGCTGGATATCGAGATTGAAAGAAGCGGCGAGAAGCTCTCGTTTCAGGTTAAGCCGGTTTTAACCCGACACTCCCGGGTATTGGTGGAATAG
- a CDS encoding type I phosphomannose isomerase catalytic subunit, translating into MNTTEHKPHNSQSLKGKEGCSLYPLKFKPILKSLIWGGSDICKFKKISPVQEGIGESWEISGVEGNISVIDNGELAGKPIDEVLRIFKEQLVGKKVYDRFGDTFPLLIKFIDARDDLSIQVHPNDELAMKRHNSFGKTEMWYVINATSDAYLYSGFSSRITPDEYVETVANNTFTDKLQKYEVKPGDVFFLPAGRVHAIGAGCFIAEIQQTSNITYRIYDYNRKDAEGNTRELHTELAKDAIDYRLFNDYRTQYTAAPNQPVQLASCEYFTTTLLEIDRPIERNYEEIDSFVIYICIQGDCMLKDNKGNSLTVEQGESVLIPADTGSLHIIPGKNSKLLETFVE; encoded by the coding sequence ATGAATACTACCGAACATAAACCACACAACAGCCAATCCCTGAAGGGGAAAGAGGGGTGCTCCCTATATCCGTTGAAGTTCAAACCCATTCTCAAGTCGTTGATCTGGGGCGGATCAGATATCTGCAAATTTAAAAAGATCAGCCCGGTACAGGAAGGTATCGGTGAAAGCTGGGAAATATCGGGTGTTGAGGGTAACATTTCAGTTATCGATAACGGAGAACTGGCAGGAAAACCGATCGACGAAGTGCTGCGGATCTTCAAGGAGCAGCTGGTAGGAAAAAAGGTATACGACAGATTTGGCGATACCTTCCCGCTCCTGATCAAGTTTATCGACGCACGTGACGACCTCTCCATTCAGGTTCATCCGAACGATGAGCTTGCAATGAAACGGCACAACTCCTTCGGGAAAACCGAAATGTGGTACGTGATCAATGCAACATCCGACGCATATCTCTATTCCGGTTTTTCCTCCCGGATCACACCAGACGAGTATGTGGAAACCGTAGCGAACAACACCTTTACCGATAAGCTACAGAAATATGAAGTAAAACCGGGAGATGTCTTTTTCCTGCCTGCTGGCAGGGTCCATGCCATCGGTGCAGGATGTTTCATTGCCGAGATTCAGCAAACATCGAATATTACATACCGCATCTACGACTATAACAGAAAAGATGCAGAGGGTAACACCCGGGAACTGCACACTGAACTGGCAAAGGATGCCATCGACTACCGTCTTTTCAATGATTACCGGACCCAATACACGGCAGCTCCGAACCAGCCGGTACAACTGGCATCATGTGAATATTTCACGACTACCCTGCTGGAGATAGATCGCCCGATAGAACGGAACTACGAGGAGATCGACTCATTTGTGATCTATATATGCATACAGGGAGACTGCATGTTGAAAGATAACAAGGGAAACTCGCTTACCGTTGAACAGGGTGAGAGTGTCCTGATCCCGGCCGACACCGGATCGCTCCATATTATCCCCGGCAAGAACTCAAAATTGTTAGAAACATTTGTAGAGTGA
- the hemH gene encoding ferrochelatase, with protein MKGILLVNIGTPAVCSKTAVGKFMGDMLSDPLITGMPEWISRFLARKIIAPFSSGRSLNKYRQIWRKEEPLISPLIYNMQKLAQSLEEKKNIPVEIAMRYGEPTIEQGLKRLEKRCPLIHEVIIFPLYPHYAQSTTQTTIDEIGRIFYKRAHSYRLKLVEPYFNHPAFINALVKNAAPYLEDIDKLVFSYHSLPVDQVEAAWKKGKEFDYVYQVKETNRLFCEKIKIPLQYTLLLYASQRGNNWLKPFLVTDIADLPRLGWKRVAVIAPGFPVDNLETLFDIDIQAREIFMKAGGEKFVFVPSLNYSDDWIEAIWKITLGV; from the coding sequence ATGAAAGGGATTCTGTTGGTAAATATTGGAACACCCGCGGTCTGCAGCAAAACGGCTGTAGGAAAATTTATGGGCGACATGCTCAGTGATCCGCTCATCACCGGTATGCCGGAGTGGATCTCCCGTTTTCTGGCGAGAAAAATTATTGCTCCTTTTTCGTCAGGCAGATCGTTAAATAAATACCGTCAAATCTGGCGGAAGGAGGAGCCTCTGATTTCGCCCCTGATCTACAATATGCAAAAGCTCGCACAATCGTTGGAGGAGAAAAAGAATATTCCTGTAGAGATTGCCATGAGGTATGGTGAACCGACGATTGAACAGGGATTGAAGAGACTTGAAAAGAGGTGCCCGCTCATCCACGAAGTGATAATATTTCCTCTCTATCCGCATTATGCTCAGTCCACAACACAAACAACCATCGACGAAATCGGACGTATTTTCTACAAACGGGCACACTCATACCGGTTAAAGCTGGTAGAGCCCTATTTCAATCACCCCGCGTTTATAAATGCGCTTGTCAAAAACGCCGCGCCTTACCTGGAAGATATCGACAAGCTGGTATTCAGCTACCACAGTTTACCGGTCGATCAGGTAGAGGCAGCGTGGAAAAAGGGGAAAGAGTTCGATTATGTCTATCAGGTGAAAGAGACCAACCGGTTGTTTTGCGAGAAGATCAAGATCCCGTTGCAATACACGCTGCTCCTTTATGCATCACAACGCGGCAACAATTGGCTGAAGCCTTTCCTGGTTACGGATATCGCCGATTTGCCGCGACTAGGTTGGAAGAGAGTGGCGGTAATCGCTCCAGGCTTTCCTGTGGATAATCTGGAAACGTTGTTCGACATCGACATCCAGGCCCGTGAAATCTTCATGAAAGCGGGGGGCGAGAAGTTTGTCTTCGTGCCCTCGCTGAACTACTCGGATGATTGGATCGAGGCGATCTGGAAAATAACCTTGGGAGTGTAG
- a CDS encoding alpha amylase C-terminal domain-containing protein encodes MLDIIKKDPWLSPFRQRIEERRNHFLRKEQELTQNGKIGLSDFATGYLYFGLHKTDAGWVFREWAPNATEIYLIGTFNNWQREEAYRLTRVENGVWEIRIPLDSIRHLDLYKLFVCWEGGSGERIPAWCRRVVQDAQTHIFSAQVWEPDNPYVFRITDFKPDTSPLLIYECHVGMATAEEKVGTYNEFRENVLPRIREAGYNAIQLMAIQEHPYYGSFGYHVSNFFAPTSRCGTPDELRQLIDAAHEMGIAVIMDIVHSHAVKNECEGLARFDGTYDQYFPSDPTRRNHPLWDSFCFDYGKNEVVHFLLSNCKYWMEEYRFDGFRFDGVTSMLYYSHGLGESFTKYDDYYDGGQDSDAICYLTLANKLIHQVNPNAITIAEEVSGMPGLGLKIESGGFGFDYRMAMNIPDFWIKTIKERKDEEWSPAAIWWEMTNRRLDEKTISYVESHDQALVGDKTIIFRLIDSDMYWYMSKLMESSYRVDRGMALHKMIRLVTATTINGGYLNFMGNEFGHPEWIDFPREGNNWSHKYARRQWQLADDQNLKYHYLSDFDRAMIGLIKSVPDFQLTPVVKIWEKESDNVLAYMREKLLFVFNFNPIKSFSDYGMLVPEGEYGIVLNTDNPEFGGFGLNDDTVHHFTHRDPLYANEGKGWIRIYLPARSALVLKRL; translated from the coding sequence ATGTTGGATATCATAAAAAAAGATCCTTGGCTCAGCCCCTTTCGACAACGCATTGAAGAGCGGCGCAACCACTTTCTAAGAAAAGAGCAGGAGTTGACACAGAACGGGAAGATCGGGTTGTCTGACTTCGCCACCGGATATCTATACTTCGGGCTGCACAAGACAGATGCGGGTTGGGTTTTTCGCGAATGGGCGCCCAACGCTACCGAGATTTACCTGATCGGCACATTCAACAACTGGCAGCGTGAGGAGGCTTATCGGTTGACAAGAGTGGAAAACGGTGTCTGGGAGATAAGGATTCCGCTCGATTCCATCCGCCATCTCGATCTCTACAAGCTCTTCGTCTGCTGGGAAGGGGGATCAGGAGAACGGATTCCTGCCTGGTGCCGGAGGGTTGTGCAGGATGCACAGACACACATATTCAGCGCACAGGTCTGGGAGCCCGACAATCCGTATGTTTTCAGGATAACCGACTTTAAACCTGACACTTCACCGTTGCTTATCTACGAATGTCATGTAGGAATGGCTACAGCTGAGGAGAAAGTAGGCACCTATAATGAGTTCAGGGAGAACGTTCTCCCCCGGATCAGGGAGGCCGGCTACAACGCAATCCAGTTGATGGCTATCCAGGAGCACCCCTACTATGGATCATTCGGTTATCATGTATCCAACTTCTTCGCACCTACGTCTCGCTGCGGTACGCCCGACGAACTTCGTCAATTGATTGATGCGGCACACGAAATGGGGATAGCGGTGATTATGGATATCGTACACTCTCATGCGGTCAAGAACGAATGTGAGGGGTTAGCCCGCTTCGACGGGACATACGACCAATATTTCCCGAGTGATCCCACCCGCCGGAATCATCCGCTATGGGACTCATTCTGCTTCGATTACGGCAAGAACGAGGTTGTCCACTTCCTGCTCTCCAACTGTAAATACTGGATGGAGGAGTACCGCTTCGACGGATTCCGCTTCGACGGAGTAACCTCCATGCTGTACTATAGTCACGGACTGGGTGAGAGTTTCACCAAGTATGACGATTATTACGACGGTGGCCAGGATTCCGACGCCATCTGCTACCTGACACTGGCCAACAAACTTATCCACCAGGTAAACCCCAATGCCATCACCATAGCCGAGGAGGTAAGCGGCATGCCGGGACTGGGACTAAAAATTGAATCGGGAGGATTCGGTTTTGATTACCGGATGGCAATGAATATCCCCGACTTCTGGATAAAGACCATCAAGGAACGAAAAGATGAGGAGTGGTCGCCTGCGGCCATCTGGTGGGAAATGACCAACCGCCGCTTAGATGAGAAGACAATATCTTACGTGGAGAGCCACGATCAGGCATTGGTTGGAGACAAGACAATCATATTCAGACTGATTGATTCCGACATGTACTGGTACATGTCGAAACTGATGGAGAGTTCATACCGGGTAGACCGCGGCATGGCTCTGCATAAGATGATACGGCTGGTTACAGCTACTACCATTAACGGCGGGTACCTCAATTTTATGGGGAACGAGTTCGGTCATCCAGAATGGATCGACTTTCCGCGTGAAGGGAATAACTGGTCGCATAAATATGCCCGCCGCCAGTGGCAGCTGGCTGACGACCAAAATCTCAAGTATCACTATCTGAGCGACTTCGACAGAGCAATGATCGGTCTCATCAAATCAGTTCCAGATTTCCAGCTTACTCCCGTAGTGAAGATCTGGGAAAAAGAGAGCGACAACGTCTTGGCCTATATGCGGGAAAAATTGTTGTTTGTCTTCAACTTTAATCCGATAAAATCGTTTAGCGACTACGGCATGTTGGTGCCCGAGGGCGAATATGGCATCGTGCTCAACACCGACAATCCTGAATTTGGCGGTTTCGGGCTGAACGATGACACCGTTCATCATTTTACCCACCGCGATCCGTTATATGCCAATGAGGGCAAAGGGTGGATCAGGATATACCTGCCAGCCCGTTCTGCTCTTGTACTGAAGAGGCTTTAG
- a CDS encoding SDR family oxidoreductase yields MEFDIRGKVAIVGGSSKGLGKACAVALAKEGVNIVLCARQEEALQGAKTEIEALGVEVLALSVDMASEDDNQRIIDETLRRFGRIDILINNSGGPKPGTFREITLSDLDEAYQSVLKYNIRMIQGCLTYMERNGWGRIVNITSITVKEPAPNMVLSNIFRSAVVSYAKTISKEIISKGITINNVSPGYFKTDRVTQLMKVRAEAEGISMADYEQMAILDFPHKRYMDPQELGSLVCFLCSEQGRSINGTTIQVDGGLLSGLF; encoded by the coding sequence ATGGAGTTTGACATTAGAGGTAAGGTGGCCATAGTTGGCGGAAGCAGTAAAGGATTGGGCAAGGCGTGCGCCGTAGCGTTGGCAAAAGAGGGTGTGAATATTGTCTTGTGTGCCCGTCAGGAGGAGGCATTGCAGGGAGCCAAAACAGAGATAGAGGCGTTGGGTGTTGAAGTGTTGGCCCTGTCGGTCGACATGGCATCGGAGGATGACAACCAACGGATTATTGATGAGACTCTCCGTAGGTTCGGGCGTATCGATATATTGATCAACAATTCCGGAGGACCCAAACCGGGTACTTTCAGGGAGATTACCCTGAGCGATCTGGACGAAGCCTACCAATCGGTCTTGAAGTACAATATCCGGATGATTCAGGGTTGCCTCACCTACATGGAGAGGAACGGGTGGGGCAGAATCGTGAACATCACATCCATCACTGTGAAGGAGCCTGCTCCCAATATGGTCCTTTCGAATATTTTCCGCTCGGCAGTGGTCAGTTACGCCAAGACAATCAGCAAGGAGATAATATCCAAGGGAATCACCATCAATAATGTGTCGCCGGGTTACTTCAAGACCGACCGGGTTACGCAGTTGATGAAAGTGCGTGCCGAGGCCGAGGGTATCTCCATGGCCGATTATGAGCAGATGGCCATTCTCGATTTTCCTCACAAGCGTTATATGGATCCGCAGGAGCTGGGCAGTTTGGTCTGTTTCCTCTGTTCGGAACAGGGCCGATCAATCAATGGAACTACCATCCAGGTCGACGGGGGGTTGCTAAGCGGATTATTTTAG